The following are from one region of the Stanieria sp. NIES-3757 genome:
- a CDS encoding aminotransferase, DegT/DnrJ/EryC1/StrS family — protein sequence MREEFLVFGSPQIEQPEIDEVIDCLKSGWLGTGSKTKRFEEQFAAYKGVPYSAALNSCTAGLHLCCVALDLQPQDEVITTPLTFCATVNAIIHSGATPVLADINPHTFNIEPQEEKNYF from the coding sequence ATGAGAGAAGAATTTCTTGTCTTTGGTTCACCTCAGATTGAACAGCCAGAAATTGATGAAGTGATTGATTGCCTAAAATCTGGTTGGTTAGGAACTGGTTCAAAAACTAAGCGATTTGAAGAACAATTTGCTGCTTACAAAGGTGTTCCCTATTCTGCTGCGCTTAATTCTTGTACTGCGGGATTACATCTTTGTTGTGTAGCACTTGATTTGCAACCACAAGATGAAGTGATTACTACTCCTTTAACTTTTTGTGCCACAGTTAATGCAATTATTCATAGTGGTGCAACACCCGTGTTAGCGGATATCAATCCTCATACTTTTAATATCGAGCCGCAAGAAGAAAAAAATTACTTCTAA
- a CDS encoding hypothetical protein (hypothetical protein Sthe_0192), which produces MKFFPKNTIFLVFFALLIGTDLAFIAIGFVHECYQVELLNICQNFPLHSYYSIARDRGYAEMFQYIKVYWIILLLGYLIINAKKPIYSSWFFLFCYILIDDVSEIHEKIGFKISNQLNFVPKLGLRAQDYGELLVSGIVGIIFLFVIAISYHLAKKQEKAVFQKLILMLFVLAVFGIVIDLVHILFDDHKFWNTIFILLEDGGEHIVMSLITCFVYSLVNFYQSKQQVFQIKQQKLD; this is translated from the coding sequence ATGAAATTTTTTCCTAAAAATACAATATTTTTAGTTTTTTTTGCTTTGTTAATTGGAACAGACTTGGCTTTTATAGCAATTGGTTTTGTCCACGAGTGTTACCAAGTAGAATTATTAAATATTTGCCAAAATTTTCCTTTGCATAGTTATTATTCGATTGCCAGAGATAGAGGATACGCAGAAATGTTTCAATATATCAAAGTATATTGGATTATTCTTTTATTGGGATATTTAATAATTAATGCAAAAAAGCCAATATATTCAAGCTGGTTTTTTCTTTTTTGTTATATTTTAATAGATGATGTATCTGAAATACATGAAAAAATTGGATTCAAAATTAGTAATCAATTAAATTTTGTTCCTAAGCTGGGTTTAAGAGCGCAAGATTACGGAGAATTATTAGTCAGTGGAATAGTAGGAATAATTTTCTTATTTGTAATTGCAATTAGCTATCATTTAGCAAAAAAGCAAGAAAAGGCAGTATTTCAAAAGCTGATTTTAATGTTGTTTGTTTTGGCTGTTTTTGGGATAGTAATTGATTTAGTTCATATTTTGTTTGACGACCATAAATTTTGGAATACAATTTTTATTCTTTTGGAAGATGGTGGCGAACATATAGTTATGAGTTTAATAACTTGTTTTGTTTATTCGCTAGTAAATTTTTATCAATCAAAGCAGCAGGTATTTCAGATTAAGCAGCAAAAACTTGATTGA
- a CDS encoding polysaccharide deacetylase codes for MIELLLQELASGVSKLFPDALFYKQTKERIVALTIDDAPTPEDPEDYSTQLILDAIARDNQNIINPEERSRATFFIISGHLSEHTTILKRILQDGHEIGNHGMIDDTHAWLHPQEFERQLKEAHDRLLFLAGLEQIRWYRPGRGLYNQEMVKAIKRLGDSTNYDLKLALASMVPIDTYEILHGNPQFIAWYINQFVFPGAILVLHGGSITRAKHTAAALSIILKELRRKNYRVVTLSELWDLD; via the coding sequence GTGATCGAGTTACTACTACAAGAATTGGCATCTGGGGTATCAAAACTGTTTCCTGATGCTCTTTTTTATAAACAAACGAAAGAAAGAATCGTGGCATTGACGATTGATGATGCACCTACGCCTGAAGATCCTGAAGATTACTCTACTCAACTTATTTTAGACGCGATCGCTCGTGATAACCAAAATATCATCAATCCCGAAGAGCGATCGCGTGCTACCTTTTTTATTATTAGTGGTCATTTAAGTGAACATACCACAATTCTCAAGCGAATTCTTCAAGATGGTCATGAAATTGGTAATCATGGCATGATTGATGATACTCATGCTTGGTTACATCCGCAAGAATTTGAGAGACAATTAAAAGAAGCTCACGACCGCTTGTTATTTTTGGCAGGTTTAGAACAAATTCGCTGGTATCGTCCTGGTCGTGGTCTTTATAATCAGGAAATGGTCAAAGCCATTAAACGTCTTGGCGATAGTACAAATTATGATTTGAAATTAGCCTTAGCTTCAATGGTTCCCATTGATACTTACGAAATTTTACACGGGAATCCTCAATTTATTGCTTGGTACATCAATCAATTTGTTTTTCCTGGAGCTATTTTAGTGCTGCACGGTGGTTCTATTACTAGAGCGAAACATACCGCAGCAGCACTAAGTATAATTCTTAAAGAACTCAGGCGAAAAAATTACCGTGTAGTTACTTTAAGTGAACTGTGGGATTTAGATTAG
- a CDS encoding aminotransferase, DegT/DnrJ/EryC1/StrS family: MMDLQAAIGIYQLARVEENWQRRYEIWQKYNDAFANLPLQLPAEPEPEPEIRHAYHLYTILIDETKTGISRDTFLEAMTQAKIGVGVYYLSLAKHPYYQQIFKLEARKLSSCHESW, encoded by the coding sequence ATGATGGATTTACAAGCAGCTATTGGTATTTATCAGTTGGCAAGAGTAGAAGAAAATTGGCAACGTCGTTATGAGATTTGGCAAAAATATAATGATGCTTTTGCTAATTTACCCCTTCAATTACCAGCAGAACCAGAACCAGAACCAGAAATACGCCATGCTTATCATCTCTACACAATCTTAATTGATGAGACTAAAACAGGTATCAGTCGCGATACTTTTTTAGAAGCAATGACTCAAGCAAAAATTGGCGTTGGCGTTTATTATTTAAGCCTTGCTAAACATCCTTACTATCAACAAATCTTTAAATTGGAAGCCAGAAAATTATCTTCATGCCATGAAAGTTGGTAG
- a CDS encoding putative polysaccharide biosynthesis protein, with product MLINKLKNSLSDRFLLNVGWLGAAEVVNRIFRLGTTVTLARVFSTEDYGLMAVIYTVFDLATVFILKGGLGAKIIQTDEKKINITCDTAYWLNWILCGSLFTIQCLAAFPIAIFYNNNQLILPICVAALMYLFYPLFLVNCALIERENRLKIIAFCTATQAILTNLFTIVLALAGMGIWSIVFPMLLGIPIWLVFSWRGHSWRPTKSFTLENWQEIIHFSKNLLGVELLTKLRLNLDYLIVGKFLGVEQLGLYYFAFNAGSGITNNVVNSLMSALFPHLCATRSDRAKLKNRYFKSLKTISFTVIPIVILQSTLAPLYVPIIFGNKWVTAIPILILICLSVIPMTFKHTSSLLLNSINKTQISLYFDLFYTLAFAIAIIISVQQGILAVAITVLVINLLFSFIFNLYATKYAFAKENFPI from the coding sequence ATGTTAATCAACAAGCTTAAAAACTCATTATCAGATCGATTCTTGCTTAATGTTGGCTGGTTAGGAGCAGCAGAAGTAGTCAATCGAATTTTTAGATTAGGTACTACAGTAACACTGGCTCGTGTCTTTAGTACCGAAGACTATGGTTTAATGGCAGTGATTTATACTGTCTTCGATCTAGCTACTGTATTTATTCTCAAAGGAGGTCTAGGGGCAAAAATTATTCAAACTGATGAGAAAAAAATAAATATTACGTGTGATACTGCTTATTGGCTTAATTGGATATTGTGTGGCTCACTTTTTACTATTCAATGTTTAGCTGCTTTTCCTATTGCTATTTTTTACAATAACAATCAGCTAATTTTGCCGATTTGTGTAGCAGCATTAATGTATTTATTTTATCCACTTTTTTTAGTTAATTGCGCTTTAATTGAGCGAGAAAATCGCCTCAAAATCATTGCTTTTTGCACGGCTACTCAGGCAATTTTAACTAATCTTTTCACGATAGTTCTTGCTTTAGCAGGAATGGGGATTTGGTCAATAGTTTTTCCAATGCTATTAGGAATTCCGATTTGGCTGGTCTTTAGTTGGCGCGGACATTCTTGGCGACCTACTAAAAGTTTTACACTGGAAAATTGGCAAGAAATTATTCATTTTAGTAAAAATTTATTGGGAGTAGAATTATTAACCAAGCTAAGACTTAATTTAGATTATTTGATTGTTGGTAAATTTTTAGGAGTCGAGCAGCTTGGACTATATTATTTTGCTTTTAATGCTGGCTCGGGTATCACTAATAATGTAGTCAATTCCTTAATGTCCGCCTTGTTTCCTCATCTTTGTGCTACTCGTAGCGATCGCGCTAAGTTAAAAAATCGTTATTTTAAAAGTCTAAAAACTATTTCATTCACCGTAATTCCGATTGTAATTCTCCAATCAACTTTAGCACCTCTTTATGTACCGATAATTTTTGGGAACAAGTGGGTAACAGCAATCCCTATTTTAATTTTGATTTGTCTTTCGGTTATTCCCATGACTTTTAAACATACATCTTCCTTATTGCTTAATTCCATCAACAAAACCCAAATTTCTTTGTATTTCGATTTATTTTACACTCTAGCTTTCGCTATAGCAATTATCATTTCAGTTCAACAGGGAATTTTGGCGGTTGCTATCACAGTATTAGTAATTAATTTATTGTTTTCCTTTATATTTAATCTTTACGCTACTAAATATGCTTTTGCTAAAGAAAATTTTCCTATTTAA
- a CDS encoding transposase IS4 family protein: MNQIILLRRTLKPLLGWHGARLNFLALFLIALLRVKTINLAELATGFRSNAKTESNYKRLQRFFRNFDLDYVVLAKAIVILMNIPQPWVLSIDRTEWSFGEKRFNVLLLGVVHNGVAYPLVWEMLEKKGNSNSDERMDLLERFCSIFPDVKVAYLTGDREFIGKPWLSYLLIEPTIRFRLRIRASDRINEGRKELRASIIFAHLQPGQTQVLSGKKLVWGRKVYVSALRLDNGELLIVITPDFCNTAISDYGQRWGIETLFGMFKTRGFCLESTHFNNSERLSKLLALMALALCWAVKTGEWLHQNYPIKIKKHGRLAKSIFRYGLDHLRSIVTDLDLKQNEFLFSLKFLSCT, translated from the coding sequence ATGAATCAGATTATCTTACTACGACGAACCTTGAAACCGCTTTTAGGGTGGCATGGCGCAAGGCTAAATTTTCTAGCTTTGTTTCTCATAGCATTACTAAGAGTAAAGACAATTAACCTAGCAGAGCTGGCAACTGGTTTCAGGAGTAACGCGAAAACAGAATCCAATTATAAAAGGCTACAACGGTTCTTCCGTAATTTCGATTTAGATTATGTCGTTCTTGCCAAAGCAATCGTTATATTGATGAACATACCTCAACCTTGGGTTCTGAGTATAGATCGTACTGAATGGTCTTTCGGAGAGAAACGATTCAATGTTCTCCTCTTGGGAGTGGTACATAATGGCGTTGCATACCCTCTAGTTTGGGAAATGCTTGAGAAGAAAGGAAATTCTAATAGCGACGAAAGAATGGACTTACTTGAGCGTTTTTGCTCTATATTCCCCGATGTGAAGGTAGCTTATCTTACTGGCGACCGCGAATTTATTGGCAAGCCTTGGCTCTCGTATCTTTTGATTGAACCAACAATTCGATTTAGATTGAGAATTAGAGCAAGCGATCGCATTAATGAGGGACGAAAAGAACTCAGAGCATCAATTATCTTTGCTCATCTCCAACCTGGACAGACTCAAGTTTTATCGGGAAAAAAACTGGTTTGGGGACGTAAGGTTTATGTTTCTGCTTTGCGTCTGGATAATGGTGAGTTACTAATTGTGATTACTCCCGACTTTTGTAACACAGCAATTTCTGACTATGGACAGCGATGGGGTATTGAAACCTTGTTTGGAATGTTTAAGACCAGAGGGTTTTGTCTAGAATCGACTCACTTCAATAATTCTGAACGATTGAGTAAATTGTTGGCTTTGATGGCTTTAGCTCTGTGTTGGGCTGTCAAAACAGGAGAGTGGTTGCACCAAAATTACCCAATTAAAATAAAAAAACATGGAAGACTAGCAAAGAGCATTTTCCGTTATGGTCTTGATCATTTACGCTCTATTGTTACTGATTTAGACTTGAAACAAAACGAGTTTCTTTTCTCCCTAAAATTTTTGTCCTGTACTTAG
- a CDS encoding Glycosyl transferase, family 2, producing the protein MPTISVVIPAYNSALTIEETIESVRQQTFTDFELIVIDDGSQDNTVEIVKNIAKTEPRLKIFSYENGGVGVARNRGINLATGEFVAFLDADDLWTPDKLELQLKALKDNPQAGVAYSWTNFIDEQGKFLSLGLRPISEGNVYRELLQMNFLSNGSNILARRKAIESIGGFSPDHPFAADWDFYLKLAFKWSFVVVPKYQILYRQRTTSMSSNFEPSMQESFAVLERAYQIAPPELVALRNKSLSNLYLHFAKLYLQRDIKSINKAGQYLWKAIYLYPLTLLNKFTQKTVIEFCLKKFLPITLTKFLLEQIKKTSRTKVIELEKIKI; encoded by the coding sequence ATGCCAACAATTTCTGTCGTTATCCCCGCCTATAATTCTGCCTTGACTATCGAAGAAACGATTGAATCGGTACGCCAACAAACTTTTACAGATTTTGAATTAATTGTGATTGATGATGGTTCACAAGATAACACCGTAGAAATAGTTAAAAATATTGCCAAAACAGAACCACGTTTAAAAATTTTTTCTTATGAAAATGGTGGAGTTGGAGTAGCTCGTAATCGTGGCATAAATCTTGCTACGGGTGAATTTGTTGCTTTTTTAGATGCTGACGATCTTTGGACTCCAGATAAATTGGAACTACAACTGAAAGCTTTAAAAGATAACCCCCAAGCAGGAGTTGCCTATAGTTGGACTAACTTTATTGACGAGCAAGGGAAATTTTTATCTTTAGGTCTTCGTCCTATATCGGAGGGAAATGTTTATAGAGAGCTATTACAAATGAATTTCTTATCGAATGGCTCCAATATTTTAGCTCGTCGCAAGGCAATAGAATCAATTGGAGGTTTTTCTCCCGATCATCCTTTTGCTGCAGACTGGGATTTTTATCTCAAACTAGCTTTTAAGTGGTCTTTTGTGGTTGTACCTAAATATCAAATTTTGTATCGTCAACGTACCACTAGTATGTCTTCTAATTTTGAACCATCAATGCAAGAAAGCTTTGCGGTATTAGAACGAGCATACCAAATAGCACCACCCGAACTTGTAGCTTTGCGTAATAAAAGCTTAAGTAATTTATATTTACATTTTGCCAAACTATATTTACAAAGAGATATTAAAAGTATTAATAAAGCTGGACAGTATTTGTGGAAAGCAATTTATTTATACCCACTAACCTTATTGAATAAATTTACTCAAAAAACTGTAATTGAGTTTTGCTTAAAAAAATTTTTGCCAATTACTCTGACTAAGTTCCTGCTAGAACAAATTAAAAAAACATCTAGAACAAAAGTTATTGAATTAGAAAAAATTAAAATATAA
- a CDS encoding putative glycosyl transferase, protein MPKVSVVVPAYNAMVYLPETISNILKQTYQDFEIIVVNDGSTDNIKEWFTQISDPRIKLVSQANLGLAGARNTGIRESQGEYLAFLDADDLWEPSKLAKQVQVLDSYPEVGLVYTWVAYVDEQGNSTGRVVSNQQEGDVWQELTKGNLVECGSVAMLRRQCFEKCGVFDCNLGSFVEDWDMWLRIASTYPFKVVKEPLVYYRQIANSASRNWEAMAKSYQLVIEKAFANAVWQELPLRNRSYGTANLVLAWKTIQCQTKDYQQASYFRNQALKHDPWLLFSKEYFRLTIAIALMSWFGATSYQRFLSFFYILRRSTRNILSVSQ, encoded by the coding sequence ATGCCTAAAGTTTCAGTTGTCGTCCCGGCATATAATGCGATGGTTTATTTACCAGAGACTATTTCAAATATTTTAAAACAGACCTATCAAGATTTTGAAATAATCGTGGTTAATGATGGCAGCACTGACAACATTAAAGAATGGTTTACTCAAATAAGCGATCCTCGAATTAAATTGGTTTCTCAAGCTAATTTGGGATTAGCAGGAGCGCGAAACACGGGTATTAGGGAATCTCAAGGAGAATATTTAGCTTTTCTCGATGCTGACGATCTGTGGGAGCCGAGTAAACTAGCTAAACAAGTACAAGTATTAGATAGTTATCCTGAAGTGGGTTTGGTTTATACCTGGGTTGCTTATGTCGATGAGCAAGGAAATAGTACGGGGAGAGTGGTGAGTAATCAGCAAGAAGGAGATGTCTGGCAAGAACTGACTAAAGGTAATTTAGTTGAGTGTGGCAGTGTGGCAATGCTTCGCCGTCAATGTTTTGAAAAATGTGGAGTATTTGACTGTAATTTAGGTTCTTTTGTGGAAGACTGGGATATGTGGCTGAGAATTGCTAGCACTTATCCTTTTAAGGTAGTCAAAGAGCCTTTAGTTTACTATCGACAAATTGCCAACAGTGCTTCGCGTAATTGGGAAGCGATGGCTAAAAGTTATCAATTAGTGATTGAAAAAGCTTTTGCTAATGCTGTGTGGCAGGAGTTACCGTTAAGAAACAGAAGTTATGGCACTGCGAATTTAGTCTTGGCATGGAAAACAATTCAATGTCAGACAAAAGATTACCAACAAGCCAGTTATTTTCGTAATCAAGCTCTCAAACACGATCCTTGGTTATTGTTTTCTAAGGAATATTTCCGTTTAACTATAGCGATCGCACTAATGAGTTGGTTTGGTGCGACTAGTTATCAACGATTTTTATCTTTTTTCTATATTTTGCGTCGAAGTACTCGTAATATTTTGTCAGTTTCTCAATAA
- a CDS encoding putative glycosyl transferase yields the protein MNKPILTIFYQFNPWNSSIGGIQTIVRSFLKYAPSNFEIRMVGTGDNASQVGKWQELNYAGRTVKFFPLIAVEDDNIRKIIPTTLKYTAALLKQNFTSDFMHFHRIEPTIASLNWQGDKTFFLHNDIEQQMSSANAKNAMLWKYFPAGYFALEKLLIRQFTHIYSCNTKATKFYQKKYPNLADRITYLKNAVDTKIFYPLESEELTEKRQALAQKLNLSTMTKFILFAGRLHPQKDPILLIHAFAALSEPDTHLLIAGDGELAESIRSEIVACGLSERVTLMGALEQEQLVDLYRVANAFVLSSRYEGLPVAVLEALACGTPIVTTDCGETPQLLTANSGVVAKQKTPEALAAALNQVLQNPKVYPAHACVSVAEPYTAKAVIGDVYQQMLARWEEKNLTLPITKFA from the coding sequence ATGAATAAACCGATTTTAACTATTTTTTATCAATTTAATCCCTGGAATAGCAGTATCGGAGGCATTCAAACAATTGTACGTTCTTTTCTCAAATATGCGCCTAGTAATTTTGAAATCAGAATGGTAGGAACAGGTGATAATGCAAGTCAAGTAGGAAAATGGCAAGAACTTAACTATGCTGGCAGAACAGTCAAGTTTTTCCCTTTGATCGCGGTCGAAGACGACAATATTCGCAAAATAATTCCTACTACTTTGAAATATACAGCAGCTTTACTAAAGCAAAATTTTACTTCTGATTTTATGCATTTTCATCGTATCGAGCCAACTATAGCTAGTTTGAATTGGCAAGGCGATAAAACTTTTTTTCTTCACAATGACATTGAGCAACAGATGAGTTCCGCTAATGCCAAAAATGCCATGCTCTGGAAGTATTTTCCCGCAGGATATTTTGCTTTAGAAAAGTTACTAATCAGACAATTTACCCATATCTATTCTTGCAACACTAAAGCAACTAAATTTTATCAAAAAAAATATCCGAATTTAGCCGATCGCATTACTTATTTAAAAAACGCAGTTGATACAAAAATTTTTTATCCGCTTGAATCTGAAGAATTGACCGAAAAACGTCAAGCTTTAGCACAAAAACTGAATTTATCAACTATGACTAAGTTTATTCTTTTTGCAGGTCGACTGCACCCTCAAAAAGATCCAATTTTACTAATTCATGCTTTTGCTGCATTATCAGAGCCTGATACACATTTGTTGATTGCTGGAGATGGAGAACTAGCTGAATCTATCCGTTCAGAAATTGTTGCTTGTGGTTTATCAGAACGAGTTACTTTGATGGGTGCGTTAGAACAAGAACAATTAGTTGATTTGTATCGTGTAGCTAATGCGTTTGTTTTAAGTAGTCGTTATGAAGGCTTACCCGTTGCTGTTTTAGAAGCACTTGCTTGTGGTACACCAATTGTTACAACTGACTGCGGAGAAACTCCTCAACTTTTGACAGCTAACAGTGGAGTAGTAGCCAAACAAAAGACTCCTGAAGCACTTGCTGCTGCTTTAAATCAAGTTTTACAAAATCCGAAAGTGTATCCAGCCCATGCTTGCGTTAGCGTTGCCGAACCTTATACCGCTAAAGCGGTAATTGGTGATGTTTATCAGCAAATGTTGGCACGTTGGGAAGAAAAAAATCTAACTCTTCCTATAACTAAATTCGCTTAA
- a CDS encoding aminotransferase, DegT/DnrJ/EryC1/StrS family — MAIATKYNLAVIEDCGYGIETEYKGKKAGTFGDFGVFSFYVTKNIITGEGGMIISSNEEKINPIKILGLHGMSRHA; from the coding sequence ATGGCGATCGCCACTAAATATAATTTAGCAGTAATCGAAGATTGCGGCTATGGAATTGAAACTGAATATAAAGGCAAAAAAGCAGGTACTTTTGGCGATTTTGGAGTATTTAGCTTTTATGTAACTAAAAATATTATTACTGGTGAAGGAGGAATGATTATTTCCTCCAATGAAGAAAAAATTAATCCGATCAAGATTTTAGGTTTGCATGGTATGAGTCGTCATGCTTAG
- a CDS encoding Glycosyl transferase, group 1 yields MKIAVIGAKGLPARQGGIEHYCGELYPRMVAEGHSVDLFARSSYIDKPWLSVSNYQGVRVICLPSLPLRGLDAFTNSAIAAIVAIIKGYDIIHFHALGPALFSFIPRWFSSAKILVTCQGLDWQRAKWGRFSSRIIHVGEKIAVQSANHIIVVSRALQTYFTQTYGLKSTYIPNGPGQYVESDPDFPYLKSLGVQPGRYLLFLGRLVPEKRPELLISAFQRLQNSGWKLVLAGGTSDTEDYINELTSLTENNPNIIFTGELKGERLAQVVRGAGLFVLPSDLEGLPLVMLEAMREGIPVLASDIPPHQQLIGEDRGMLFKAGEIDSCHHALENAIASTQKLAQMAQKAQAHIKTYYNWEKITAENLALYLGKELNYEPKKVTI; encoded by the coding sequence ATGAAAATTGCCGTAATTGGAGCAAAAGGCTTACCTGCCAGACAAGGCGGGATCGAGCATTATTGTGGAGAACTTTATCCGAGAATGGTAGCTGAGGGTCACTCGGTTGATTTGTTTGCTCGTTCTAGTTATATTGACAAGCCTTGGTTATCGGTTTCTAATTATCAGGGAGTAAGAGTAATTTGTTTACCCTCATTGCCACTAAGAGGATTAGACGCTTTTACTAATTCTGCGATCGCAGCAATTGTAGCTATAATCAAAGGCTATGATATTATTCATTTTCATGCACTTGGACCGGCTTTATTTAGTTTTATTCCTCGTTGGTTTTCCTCTGCCAAAATTTTAGTTACTTGTCAGGGGTTAGATTGGCAAAGAGCTAAATGGGGAAGATTCTCAAGTCGAATTATTCATGTGGGAGAAAAAATTGCCGTTCAATCTGCTAACCACATTATTGTAGTTTCTCGCGCTTTGCAAACTTATTTTACTCAGACTTATGGGCTTAAATCGACTTATATTCCTAATGGCCCTGGTCAATATGTTGAATCAGATCCTGACTTTCCCTATCTTAAGTCTTTAGGAGTACAACCTGGACGTTATCTGTTGTTTTTGGGTAGATTAGTTCCTGAAAAACGACCAGAATTATTGATTTCAGCTTTTCAACGTCTACAAAATTCAGGATGGAAATTGGTACTTGCAGGTGGTACAAGTGATACTGAAGATTACATCAATGAATTGACTAGCTTAACAGAAAATAATCCGAATATTATTTTTACCGGAGAATTAAAAGGAGAACGTTTAGCACAAGTAGTTAGAGGAGCCGGATTATTTGTTTTACCTTCTGATTTAGAGGGATTACCCTTGGTCATGTTAGAAGCTATGCGAGAGGGCATTCCTGTTTTAGCGAGCGATATTCCTCCTCATCAACAATTAATCGGAGAAGACCGCGGAATGTTATTTAAAGCTGGCGAAATTGATTCCTGCCATCATGCTTTAGAAAATGCGATCGCAAGTACCCAAAAACTAGCTCAAATGGCGCAAAAAGCACAAGCTCATATTAAAACCTATTACAATTGGGAAAAAATTACTGCTGAAAATTTAGCTTTATATCTGGGCAAAGAACTTAATTATGAACCCAAAAAAGTGACAATTTAA